TCTTCCTCCATCTACCGGCAAATTAATTCCGTTAATATAGGAGGCTGCCGGTGAAGCAAGAAAAACAATAGCATCTGCAATTTCATTGGGTTCGGCAAAGCGCTGAGCAGGAATTTCGGTTACCATTTCGCGCACAATATCATTAAATGTTTTCCCGGTTTTTTTCGATTTATCGTCAATAATATTAGTAAGCCTTGCAGTATTGGTTGCACCGGGCAATACATTATTTACCGTAATGCCAAACTGTGCCAATTCGCCTGCAAGAGTTTTGCTCCAGTTAGCCACAGCACCTCGTATGGTATTTGAAACACCGAGGCCCTTCAATGGTTGTTTAACCGATGTGCTTATCACATTTATTATTCGGCCATAACTTGCCTGTTTCATTCCATCGAGACAACATTGCATAAGCAGGTGATTGCATAGCAGGTGATTGCTGAATGCTTCAACAAAGTCCTCTTCTTTAGCAGTGGCTGCCGGCCCGGGTTGTGGCCCTCCTGTATTATTTACCAATATATGTATGGTACCTTGCTCCTCAATCAATTCTTGTACTGCCTTGCTTAACTTTTCTGGGTATCGATAATCCACCGCTAGGTAACTATGCTTTTGGTTTCCATTGTTTGGCAACA
This region of Bacteroidota bacterium genomic DNA includes:
- a CDS encoding SDR family oxidoreductase, which produces MNLDFQNRRALVCGSTQGIGKAAAIALAQHECSITLLARDENVLSEVCNMLPNNGNQKHSYLAVDYRYPEKLSKAVQELIEEQGTIHILVNNTGGPQPGPAATAKEEDFVEAFSNHLLCNHLLMQCCLDGMKQASYGRIINVISTSVKQPLKGLGVSNTIRGAVANWSKTLAGELAQFGITVNNVLPGATNTARLTNIIDDKSKKTGKTFNDIVREMVTEIPAQRFAEPNEIADAIVFLASPAASYINGINLPVDGGRTLSL